DNA from Amorphoplanes friuliensis DSM 7358:
GCCCCGGGAGAACGTGGGGATCGTGCGGTCCTTGATGGAGTCGGCGCCCTGCAGGCCGTACTCGAGCCCGCGGTCGATCTCCTCCTGCCACTTCGTGGTCGGCAGCTTGGCCTCGGCGGCGACAGCGTACGCGGCCTCGGGCCCGTACCGGTCGTGCAGCGTCGGCTCGGTCTCGGTCTGCTCGACATGCTCGTGCTGGTCATCGTGCTGGTGGTTGAAACCCACGGGCGCCTCCGTACGGAGAGGCCTGGCCGGAGAGCAGCCAGAACCCTTGGCTGTTCTCCCGGGCTTTTATCCCGCCGTGGAGCGCCCGCACGCGGGCACCTGCGTCTCTCGGACCAGCCCGCTCACCGCGGCGGAACCCTAGGCGCGCCTCACCAGGTGATGAGTCACCTGGCAGTAGAGACCCGGGACGTTGCCCGGGCATGACCCGTCCGTTACCGCTGCGTGTCGCGCTTCCGGGCGGGGTCGGCGCGAGGCAGGATCCGCTTCTCACCGCTCTTGGCCATCGCGGTCAACGGACCGGTCGCCAGCCCGACGATCCGCGCCAGGATCGGCTGCCGCTGGCGGCGCAACAGCCGTGGCCCGATGCCGGCCATCACCTCGGTCAACGCCGGCAGCGGCCGCCCGAAGAAGGTGATCTCCCGGATCAGCCCGTCCTTGTTCAATCGCAGCAGCTGCGCCTCTTCGAGTTCCTCCGCCTTTACTCTGCCGCGATAGAACAGCGCCCAGGTGTCACCCTCGCCGACCTGCGTGTGAAAGCGGATGTCGCTGATGACCTCGAACGCGCTGGCCAGCACATCGGTGACCGCCGCCGGCCCGTGAAAGCGGAACTGCGCGGTCAACGGTGAGATCAGCTCAACCTCGGGAGCCAGGCAGACCGCGGCCGCCGCCGCGTCGCCGCTCTCTCCCGCCGCACACCAGGCCGTGATCGTCGCGTTCCCCATCGGCCGAATCTACCTGCGGTAGGTTCCCGTCCCATGACGTCGCTGCGAAAGATATCGATGGCTGCCCTGGCCCTCGTCACTGTTGCCGCCACCTCGGGCTTCACCCACGG
Protein-coding regions in this window:
- a CDS encoding nuclear transport factor 2 family protein; its protein translation is MGNATITAWCAAGESGDAAAAAVCLAPEVELISPLTAQFRFHGPAAVTDVLASAFEVISDIRFHTQVGEGDTWALFYRGRVKAEELEEAQLLRLNKDGLIREITFFGRPLPALTEVMAGIGPRLLRRQRQPILARIVGLATGPLTAMAKSGEKRILPRADPARKRDTQR